The Plasmodium yoelii strain 17X genome assembly, chromosome: 14 DNA segment tatagttttaattccttattatttaccttataagcaaTTCCAAAAAAAATCGGTATTGCACCAAGTATCAATAAaactggaattaatttgcttgttatcgacgaacttgatgatgtaacTTCAGAAGTTTCCCCAAATTTTGGTCCAGAAACTTTTCCAGGATCTTCTACAGGATTTTTTTTAGGTTCTATTTTTGAAAGTGATTTAAAATCGGggcatttatttattaaatttttataatcatttgataatgtagataacaatttattatatgaactGTCTACTGTATTATTAGAATCTTCATTAAGTTCTACAATTTTTTGAACAAATTTTTCAGCATTTTGCGAACATTTTTTGCAATCCAATTTTTTAAGATGAACTAGATAATacaatgataataacatACCAAATGGATCATTAAATTTTGATATTTCTTTAATGTTcaacaaattaatttttttatctataatatCCTTATAAGTCGTAGtatcatcatttattttctcattataatacttatttttttctatataattaGTATAAAAATCACTTAAATTTTTggatgtattttttttactttgatttagtttataacttaaaaataaaatagcgtATTCGGCAAGTTTATCATGTCCTAAACCATActtgttataattttttagtaAATGAAAAACACCAGAACTAGCCATTTCAAAATAATCAAGACATTTATTACTATCTGAGGTCCTATTGTAATCACAATATTTGTCGAATGATCCGTGTGCAGCATCAAGTATTAATCGACCTTGGCCCCCATCATAAAAATAGTCATTGAtcttaaaaatatcattatactacaaatatattttatgaattaaacaaaaaaacgtattaatataaatactaatcaaatgaaattaatataatttatggacgatataacatataaaacACGTgcgaaaataatattttatttaaaaaattgtataccAGATCCTTAAGATTATAACTTGACTCTACCATAATTTGGAGATTATGAgggataataatatttatatatattatgtaaatatttgttGTATCTATTTAAGTTCTTTGCATACCaattatatttcattaaacatgctatacttattttatgacaaTTATCTAAATTGCCTTAAATGGAGAGTTGCTTAATATACTTTtgccatatgtatatatgatgcattttataaaaaaatactattcttactaacatttggtataactttattataaaaattaatatacttttataatgaatttaaaaaatatatacttatacacatgctttaatatagaacacaAACAACGTCATAAAACTcaaatactgtataaatttaaaaattacaaatttacattattactataatccttaaaagtatataaatagtcatttttttaaatatattaaatatttacatacttgtttctaatacAATAAACCACAGTTTTATTAAagttatagtattttcaaattaagttattttacttacatctatatgcaaattatataaatttatattgtttttaatgaatgtaaataaattcataattcattttaataagttctataactttatttttattcctacatattccaatttagaagtattctttatttagtaattttataatgttttccatatttttccaCCGTTAAAGCggcaattagcactgaacccgtatttataagcttaaataagtttttatatgtaggtcatttttaaaataatacttagtaaattttaaatatataacacataaataagtattgatgaaATTTAAGtgtaatagaaaactatgagTTATTAGATTATTGTCCTTTTAgataggagagataagggatgtatgcttttttaagacaaggatATATCCATATAAAATTTACCTATTCTACACAGTTTAattatttcttatattttttaccattATAACTTTCaattaatgtatacattaaaaataacttagaattattacttttcttaatatatagtttccttttatattttataataaaccatATTTAGTTCTATAATGTAAaactatagaattattaatattattttgcttggTACTGGTAGTCTAATGTTATCAAATTAAAGCatacttaaataaatgttataatatttcattttatattgtatacATACAATTTAATCTGATCACacctttaataatatataatgaatttatatccATATAGTGTACCAAAtgaacataatatattaatctaatattattattgttgttaCTAATGGTATAtcactgtatagtacaacgGAACAATTAGTGCACTCAATAAAAATCCTTTAAACTAATGTAGAATATTTCCGtattttgttgttttaaattaaCTATTTTGGAACATATTATTTcgcaataacaatatatttaaattatatatttgtgaatttgtatgtatataataacctaataaaaatattatttcaaattaattattacatactttttctgtatattttgcattaatatataattgtatatatttccaaatttaacatattccAATATTAGTAAttggtataatattttactatattagaacaatagcgatattctatatatcatattatttataattattagcacaaactataacattatatttaatatacttatattttattttttaactattttaaatgtaatatatttccaatttatttataccttaAAACTATGGagtttaaaattaatagtgattaatatgTTAGtataccttatgataaataaattaacgtATATAAtgcaacttctattaatacgaAAGAATAGTagctacaattaaaacttaaaaaatattgtatatatagttggatttttattttattattaaaaatgttagatgcataaaacgtcttttatagatatcgtTGTGTTGTTGGACTTCGGTCGATATTTTATCActacctattatatattagtgatatgtttaattaatcttaaaaacacacatattaatatgaaggtatattatattgtagaCAATTGTTACAAATGAATCATCTTATAATTCATACCCACCCTCACATATAATCCTATTATTACAACATATATTCccgtaatataatttaaatcaaaataacttttactaaataaaatttttcatCGAACAAACAAATGcattgtatattataatctccataattcaatatagcccctcattaacaagttttatataataggcaatgtcatatataaccaatatttatatatctaatatattattttaatcattttaaatctatatattatactttatcaaacaaatattatcacctatttcatattaatcacctatttcatattaattacctatttcatattaatcacctatttcatattaaccACATATTTCACATTGATcacctatttcatattaaccacctatttcatattaaccatctatttcatattaattacctatttcatattaatcacACTACCCCTTTTTTCGTTGTATATTTACACACAATCTCCAGATTAAACATACACAATcatgaatatatttaattataaaaaatgtaattacAATATCCCAGAACCACAAACAATCAACCATCAAACATCAATCACAAACATAACCTTGACccataaaaaattaacaccCACCCAttaagaatattataattaaaaaacaaattaattacattatatatttcttgacTTTACAACTTtatgtttcattattttatttcatgttttatttcatattttacttcatattttatttgtattttttttaactttatactttgttttattattaaaaggaaaattataatttgtattcatTTACAAAAAGCATAGCCATCAATATTAAtaccaataaataatttttataaaattaacaattttgCTAGAAAAGtcttatttagtaaaatttgtattaaaagTGATAAAAAATCACAAATGTGTAATTaccataatataaattttatcattatgAAGTAAAAAATGTTGTTATTATAGTAGTATTAGTAATATAGAGAATTAACTGCATTTCTCATactaaattaattaatataatattactatGATCTTTTATTTACTAATGTAAGTATATGTGTATTTCCATACGTAATCAACTGCTTTATAAACTTTAAATTTAGTTTGatcaattataaaaatataaaatttgtgtATTCATAATGCCatatattaaacatatcatttatataattaaagttatttttgatattcattatttatgaaaacTTCCGTTATTGATGTCGTTTTGTggttgaattatttaaataaaaaatatattaaacttatAAATCTGATAAAAGAACACATTTACCGTTTAAATAATAGtttttatactttattgGAGAAAATTCTTTGCTTCAATTTTAATTACACATCTCCAGATTTTcgaattattaatttttaattaaaaaaaataataatatatattttgtttgtaaaGTTCCCAAATGAAtaagttttatattcaaattgctttttttcttttaatcaTACCCCTAtatgtgaataataaaaccCTTGCAACTGAGCTTGTTCCAAAAAAAGATGCAAAATCCGAATCAAAAAAATCGTATCCTGTGTAAGAAAATactacaatatatatattatatatttcattgtgaaaatattaaatgtatGTCTTTGCAGaaatgttataaatacaataattttatttttgtacacattaaaaatatgttaatttttagcaatgataatacaaaagaaatatatcaaaaaaacaaGCACCTATTATATACCGATATCGAAGAAACTATAAATGCGTGCAAATTTATGAATGCcgctttaaaacaattagaACATCATGCTACAAGTAAAGGTTATAAAAGGTGTTGTGCAAACCATTCTAAgaatatagttttttataaaaaaaaacatcgagataatacaaaaattataaaagctgaatatataatttatgagCCGAATAAGGTATCAATTAACGAACAACATCAAAATTTATAAACcaaattgaaattaaaaaattattataatttatatacatatatttctcTTTGCTTCCATTAGTATAATGAACTATTAAACAAGATATGGGATCCCGATAATGGCCTGTATTTAAATAAAGCCGATATTAAAAGTatacaaaacataaataattacccaaattaacatattattgttactgtTTATTCTTTCCCATATCTTCAAAATCatgatattttaattatatctatgcaattttataatatgttttttagaaaaaattgtCCGTGTGTACAGTCCAAATTTAGTAATGATACAACAACGTTCCAGAAGATGGCCGTGGTCTCGccgtaaatatttttatgctttaGCTGCAAAATTTAAAGTAAGCAAAACTTTCTACTTTTATTTCgttataaatagtaattctcatattattcaaatacatttttattaattttgtagatatcagaaaaaaaaactataattGTCATGGCTTCAGCAAATATAATTGACCACAAccgtaaaaataaaaaatattttgaaaacaaaataatagaaaatgcAAATTTATTCGAAGCTGAAATTGATTCTGAAGATGATATtagaaatggaaaaataaaaaaaacgttTGTTAACTTAATTGGATACATTGTTGAAAAAAGAAAGGACCGTATTTATATCATCTATATCGAATCTATGAGCAGTATACagattttaataatatactaatttatttcaacaattgttaaaaaatatatagtttttaataaatgtacatatttataattcccaaaaaatttaaacattttatatattcatccaTTTATGCTTTTTTTCTTAGAATGATTAACATGGTTCCACTTAACAAAAAAGTATTATTGGAAAAGCTTTAGATTGTTTTTCATTtcataaataaacatatatttatatatttttttcagtaCCGTATATTAGAGaatttatgttaataaaacgATTTATTTTCATGAATGGTATTTACTTAAATTGCCatcataacatatttttttgttttatgattgtttttttcttatctgttatttgtttatctcttttaatattataatgcaTCCAtgtgtattaattttttgaataatacaaataaaactgttataacttatgaagaTCTTTTATTTGTCATATTCCTTTCATTTAATGCTTATCAcctttttttgtttacaaaCATGGACATCATCTATAGACTATAATTTGGGGGGTATCCCATATATTTAAACGATTATTTATTCCAAATACTATCATggcatttatttttatttgtaagtGATATTTGATCTTAATACCATTATTGTAATTGAATTAATGAAGTGATCATAATGATTTAATACAATGATACGTTGatgtaatcattttttatattcttattTAAAGCATATAATACCAATCTATtttatgcacatatatatgcacattataataaactaaaaGATTGTttgctttaaaaaaaatttcatatacattcataggaaaaatataaaataaaatataacataaatggagaatgaaaatattcataaaatgaacatataacatattatcaaaattaaaaTCATAATATTGGGGTTTCTCTATTACTCGTGTacgttattttttatcaattcCTTGGATACCTTTTTGCTTCGATATTAAATCTACTTACATAACTTCTTTTACAacttttaaaacattttactTATCAAATccaacaattaataaaacttACATTAAAAccgtttttttcttttaaccTTGCTTCTATATCCCACCAATAACACACTTCCAACTGACCCTCCTCCAAATCTTGCTAATCTCAGAACCCTTGaccaaaaaaatgatatgtatgaaaatatcgaaaaatatttacatatagtATACATAATCATTAAATATTCCAATTtccattttataaattcatttctTTCCTTTTatgcattaaaaataatctCACTTTCATCAATAATGTTTCGAATCCAAGATTTGAGGAATACAGAAACTTGGTCTGTTATGACATTGGTAAAGCTTTATTAGCAATGAATCATGCAAAAGGTGCTTCAGAACTTTAATAAAACTTTCTGAGATAGGTATAGGTGATTATTCGACCCATTATACAGAAAATGgagataaaattatatattctaagaaaattggaaatatggATATTGGAAGATTTCATCACACCTTCCTTTAACCTATCAAATACCAAAcaacatttaatatataaaaataacttcaaattaaataatcattattatatatatccatttttttcgttttaaAAGTCATTATTTAGTATGTAATTTCTCATTCCTCTTCTATTCAAATATATTCaatgtatttaattttgtgaCGAAATCAATGCTACAATTCgatcactttttttattgttaaaaatttatcTTTCCTACTTTTATTACTATCATAAAACTTAAAACTTGTTAGTAATTAATTGTATATCAATATacttatcatttttatctttattatttatatttttttccttaaaTTTTCTCTTTCAAACCGTTTACACAATCCAAATAatcaatataatatgaatataacttaaatgtgtatccatatttttatttcaggAAGGTgtcatatattaaattcaaataactCTCCCATAAAATAAACCAAATATCTCTATATTGTGGTATGTATACATCAATTGAGCCTTAAACTCCAATTAACacttatataaaaaaaattatgatacaTTTAATAAGAACTCTCAAATGTATTTACCACCAATTTaacaataaaacataaaaatacataattCAACACATTTACCATCAAGTTATACTAACACGGAATGCAAATCATATAATTtgtcaaaatatatttattactcCTTTTCAGAGTAATATTCACCCTCATTTTTTCTTACATATTTAgacttaatataaatattaaaaactcCAACTTATcctttacatatttttaataatttatttcctatatatatttaaaacaaatctttaaactaataaatgttatcaaattataaaaaattatgcaaaattattcaaaattaaatgcaatataacacttaacccgaatatgggttccacaacataaaaattacataaaaattacataaaaattacataaaaattatacaaaaacagtgtaaaaatattataactatacatatataacattatatattatgattatctttaaaaattataatcaaaaattatcttcaaaaattatggtcaaaaataaaaactttcttatatcaatcattattactattcctggaaTAACCACTcccttcgaatcatatataatgattcattttctttacttGTTCTCTTAAATATCGCCTTTGAATTCGTTTAtcaaatacaaataatatatgctcTCCATAGATAGATATGTAATcactttatataatatatcaatatGTAACatcaaatattaaatatattatttttattcatttgatgtttttttttggggggattctttttttttgagggatcttttatatactttaaaacgTAATTTAAGGTATTGATAaaatctataaaatatttcaaatgaAAGGGCTACACTCATAATAATAAGTCCAATTTCAATCCATTCGTTTACCGATAACGCAAAAACAAGCATATTCAAAAACACCACCTTCGTAATTAATCCGTTGACCATTTTGTTTAACTCTAGTTTATCATTTAATTCGTCTTCGATACTTGAATTGATCTCATAATCCTCACTCACTACGATATTTCCTTCATTTTCCAATTCTTCAAAGTCTTCTTCTTCTGATAcagaattattttctatcGGTACTATtgctaatttattattatttgtattatcaaTCTCTTTTTCTGTTTCTTCTATTTCTTCTATTTCTTTGTGATGTCCATGAATTaaatttttcctttttttatctacattttttgaataaagtGATTtcttactttttttattcttcTTTACATGTGAATCTACAGTATTTCgaatagatatatttttttcgtcatCATTATCGTGGTCATTAACTTGATTTTCAACACTCGAAGTTGATTCATAAAATTCATGTAAATTAAATTGGCTATCTCCATCTGCTAATAtcctattattactaaaatttattatattccttTCAAAACAGATGGTTCTTTCATTTACATAGTATAATTCCTGCaaagaaatgaaatatttatttacatatttccaattaattttaattgtttAACTTATTTTCCTTATCAACACAtcaaacaataatataaagtTAATGTAAAACAATAGGTACGAAAactataatgaaatattaataataaatgaaaataatctGTAACTTACATTTTTCCCATATTCAAaagaacaaataataattgaaaaaagaacatattttaaagtaCTGACTCTCATTTTTAGCTTTATTTCTTAAATAAATGAACTAATATATGTACTTAGAAATAATCTTTATAACTTGACATTTATTCCcaaaatagtaatatttatgaataaattatatgtctataaaaaacataatttatttcatttattaactttttccactttctataaaatttataaatgtattGGTGTAATCAATTTCGtcatattcattaaaaccatttatggatataaatattatttcttttttcaaataaatactaagctttctataaaaaatacaccattttaatataatttataatacattaatatatttagcGATACGAttctaatattttatgaaattatatatgacaaaataatatatataaattcaaataataaaatattagatacatatatttttttatatgaataaatacatataatgaAAACATTAACCATCGTTCctatttacatttaaatgGTTTCGTATTGTTATACTTCtccaatttttaattttatttaataatattctcGATTTTATTTACCacttttttgtaaaaatattttttttcatagaTTGGTATATAATCAGTctgtttataaatatatttcataatatacaacatcaaatatattatttctattcaaatcatataaaatatgatatccCCCAAATAAATCAGAcattataacattaaatacaaccaataaaaaaatggcaTAAATTGTacaaattgtataaaaaCATTACATTCCACGGAATTACTGATTTATCATCATCCCAAAACCTTAAATCATAATTTAATTACTCTGttaactttttatttttctcatttCACATATATTATCACACCTATAACATTTAAACACTATATCGcctttatttttacatatctTAATCATAGtaaaaaatacaacaaataatttaaatacaaaATCCCATcatatatcaaatatattgATTAATTCTCTCCTTTTTTAATCAAAAAATACagaaattttaattttaattataattttctttatatatattacaccactatatttataataatgaacaaaatatatctgacttatttaaaatttatatacctTTTAAATCGGGACCCTggacattttttaattaccaaaaatattaaatattcctatcttaatattatttattggattttattttgtattttattgttataataaactTTATAATTACATTAATTCGctttatacatttattatattgtaataattttacttaattatgcaaaaatcaAATTAACAAAAGCATTATATTGTTGCCTTTTTGTTGGCAATAAATGTATTAACCCCAGGATCCAATAATTATGTTGAAGCAAACCCagaaattataaacaaaataaaaaaaatgctaagtcgtttattaaaaataacaaagcTGCAGTTATATCTACTTTATTTCAACATTAGCACTAACATTTGGTGTAATCCGTTATCAAAAGAATGAAAttactaaaaaataatatccaACAGTGAAACAAAACCCTCAACTGTTCCACCGAACACACAatatcatataataaaagtacATCATCAACAATAAAAAGTGATACCAAACTATCACCATATAATTATACCGAAACATAGTATCCACCAATATCACATTGTAGTTACTGattcatattatgaaaataaaccAAAAATTCAAGTATATCACACACTCtgtaaaaattaattgatataatataattaaacaaatGTCAATAATTCGAGACATTTAAGTATCTTTATGTTATAAATCTCCCTTTTTtgtaacattttattttaatttgtatatcccatatatatatgtaatcaTATATTggatttattaaaatgtgtcaatatttaatattgcAATTCAGAACTTATATATATCCGCATTCTTCCTTTATAATGATTTAATTTCGATTCATCATTGAAAAACCTTTTTGTTTTCCGATATTTCCCCATTTGTTAccataaaaaacatattcctcatataatacttatatgTCCTGTTACTTGTGTCAtttatagtaaaaataaaccGTAATTTATTCATTATTCCCAGTAGCATCACGACTTATTGTTTATTCCAAATAGTATCAtgacatatatttttatttgtaagtGATATTTGATCTTAATACCATTATTGTAATTggattaataaataatcagAATGATTCAATACAAATGTTAcattatatgtaatatttttttatgttcttATTTAAAGCATATAATACCAATGTATTTtatgcaaatatatatacacattataataaactaacTAAAACATTGTttgctttaaaaaaaaattcatatacattcatataaaaaataaaatataacataaatataaacaatataagATAACggcttatttattttcttacCATTGTAACACTACATTGGGAAATTACactattaaataaaacataaatggagaataaaaataagcaatttcattaaataaaatattaataaaatgaacgtattatgataatataattcaatataaccatGAGCCCTGATCccttaaaataataatattgtgTGCTTTATAATTTGTGTGCGCTATTTTTCTTCCCTTGCAATGAgttcatttaaataatttcccgtttaaataatatataaatttattttttatttttgattaagtattaattttttataaattccgTGGGCATTCTTTTCCTTCCATTTCAAATCTACTTATATAACCTGTTTTTAcactttttaaaatattttacttatCAAAtccaaaaatgaataaaggCTATATTAAGATTGCTATGGTACTTTTAAGTCTCGTAGGATATACGCAGAATGTAGCATTTGCAAGCGAACAGCCTTCAGATGTTACTAAGGCCAACCCCGAACCCCAAAAAACAGTGTATGAAAATGTCgagaaatatatacatataatataaatatccataatcattaaatattctaaatcccatttataaattcatttctttctctttttttaccCATTAAAATAATCTCACTTTCACCAATAATATTTCGAATCCAAGATTTGAGGAATTCCCAGAATTGGTATGTGAAGACCTtgatgaaattttattagcAATAAATCATATAATGGAAGCTTCAgatcttttaataaaactttcTAAGACTGGTATAGACGATTATTCGTCCTATTCTACAGAAAATGGAGACAAAActatatattctaaaaaaattggaaatgTGGATATTGGAAGACTTCATCTTACGATCCCATCTACCTCTAACGTATCAAATGCCAAACAATATTTAACATGTAAAAATAActtcaaattaaataatcattattatatatatccatatttttttttcattagtaCTCTAACGTATTAAAGAAACTCTGGGATTTCAGTCATAACAAAAAACCCTATAAAAAGTTGATTAAtggtacataaaaaataatcaatcAATTTAATATCTGCTTCTCACTATTTACGCATCTTTCAATTTTACTATTTGCCCACCTTTCAAGTTTACTATtctttaccatttttattaacattttcttatattcataatatttcatttatatcttcaaaataatcattttttaggAAATCTTGCTCGTGTATACTCCAAATATTTAATTCTGCTTGAAAAATTTAACACA contains these protein-coding regions:
- a CDS encoding fam-a protein, with product MNKGYIKIAMVLLSLVGYTQNVAFASEQPSDVTKANPEPQKTVFEEFPELVCEDLDEILLAINHIMEASDLLIKLSKTGIDDYSSYSTENGDKTIYSKKIGNVDIGRLHLTIPSTSNYSNVLKKLWDFSHNKKPYKKLINGNLARVYSKYLILLEKFNTDLNYTPLTKNYALAAKVKKSNDTTVIICPSRALNYLGQIDDETEIKEMLENTQSIETDIDPEEALTKLGTNIAGFVVKKGDDNVQVTYINAIYDSSNSTDFTNDKKERGLAYTNILSLAQRI
- a CDS encoding fam-b protein; this translates as MRVSTLKYVLFSIIICSFEYGKNELYYVNERTICFERNIINFSNNRILADGDSQFNLHEFYESTSSVENQVNDHDNDDEKNISIRNTVDSHVKKNKKSKKSLYSKNVDKKRKNLIHGHHKEIEEIEETEKEIDNTNNNKLAIVPIENNSVSEEEDFEELENEGNIVVSEDYEINSSIEDELNDKLELNKMVNGLITKVVFLNMLVFALSVNEWIEIGLIIMSVALSFEIFYRFYQYLKLRFKVYKRSLKKKESPQKKTSNE
- a CDS encoding fam-a protein translates to MNKFYIQIAFFLLIIPLYVNNKTLATELVPKKDAKSESKKSYPVNDNTKEIYQKNKHLLYTDIEETINACKFMNAALKQLEHHATSKGYKRCCANHSKNIVFYKKKHRDNTKIIKAEYIIYEPNKYNELLNKIWDPDNGLYLNKADIKKKIVRVYSPNLVMIQQRSRRWPWSRRKYFYALAAKFKISEKKTIIVMASANIIDHNRKNKKYFENKIIENANLFEAEIDSEDDIRNGKIKKTMINMVPLNKKVLLEKL
- a CDS encoding PIR protein; its protein translation is MVESSYNLKDLYNDIFKINDYFYDGGQGRLILDAAHGSFDKYCDYNRTSDSNKCLDYFEMASSGVFHLLKNYNKYGLGHDKLAEYAILFLSYKLNQSKKNTSKNLSDFYTNYIEKNKYYNEKINDDTTTYKDIIDKKINLLNIKEISKFNDPFGMLLSLYYLVHLKKLDCKKCSQNAEKFVQKIVELNEDSNNTVDSSYNKLLSTLSNDYKNLINKCPDFKSLSKIEPKKNPVEDPGKVSGPKFGETSEVTSSSSSITSKLIPVLLILGAIPIFFGIAYKYSLFGFDKLFQRQYIRKKLKKVKKKMKLNI